Proteins from a genomic interval of Siniperca chuatsi isolate FFG_IHB_CAS linkage group LG10, ASM2008510v1, whole genome shotgun sequence:
- the si:dkey-16n15.6 gene encoding organic solute transporter subunit alpha isoform X2, whose product MGRGANCSWIGPEIPLSSQIFSAIKDELWLFLIPAGLALILLGVFLEEAGFFLRRVPSSRRQRLYLWILGMYPVFTFTSLIALYVPRSSSLCNFIASLYHSITLLKFMGLITDFFGGKARMLAALSGQQVSPDPFPCCCCCCLPLVAINSSSRGWMMAAVLQLSVVRSILFFVTLVLWTDEQYNYGDVDSVNPNLYVNGIICVSTFVSFYGHLLFYKATKSALRGYGLRAKFICVIVVLVLCGLQSGILETVGALEVIPCTPPFSVLTRSQLIYHYCVIVEMFCIGLYARHTFRKVEPSVVEEVAGPVGVRQVEKAVQTDEVRATHREDGWPGLLVSASNPSYHSDSEDSLCRIEHAPLDGFTFPQARGQQPGRPEPAEPRSAVEPGVDLSHFTVRADINYQDSKDVTVV is encoded by the exons ATGGGAAGAGGGGCCAACTGTAGCTGGATCGGGCCTGAGATCCCTCTGTCGTCACAGATCTTCAGTG ccATTAAAGATGAGCTGTGGCTCTTCCTCATCCCGGCCGGCCTGGCGCTCATTTTGCTGGGGGTGTTCCTGGAGGAGGCGGGCTTCTTCCTGCGCCGCGTTCCCTCGTCCAGACGACAGCGGCTCTACCTGTGGATATTAGGGATGTACCCG GTTTTTACCTTCACCTCCCTCATAGCGCTGTATGTGCCGCGCTCTTCCTCGCTGTGTAATTTCATCGCTTCACT gtatcACTCCATCACCTTGCTGAAGTTCATGGGACTGATCACAGACTTCTTTGGAGGGAAAGCTCGCATGTTGGCGGCCTTGTCTGGCCAGCAGGTATCTCCAGATCCTttcccctgctgctgctgctgctgtctgccacTGGTGGCCATCAACAG cagcagccggGGCTGGATGATGGCCGCTGTGCTGCAGCTCTCTGTTGTCCGCAGCATCCTGTTCTTCGTCACGCTGGTCCTGTGGACGGATGAGCAGTACAACTACGGTGAC GTGGATTCGGTGAACCCCAACCTGTACGTGAACGGCATCATATGCGTGTCGACCTTCGTGTCCTTCTACGGCCACCTGCTGTTTTACAAAGCCACCAAGAGTGCTTTACGTGGCTACGGGCTGAGAGCCAAGTTCATCTGCGTCATCGTGGTGTTGGTGCTGTGTGGCCTGCAGAGTGGCATCTTAGAGACCGTGGGTGCCCTGGAGGTCATCCCCTGCACTCCACCCTTCTCCGTCCTGACCAGGTCCCAGC TGATCTACCACTACTGCGTGATCGTGGAGATGTTCTGCATCGGCCTGTACGCCCGCCACACGTTCCGTAAGGTGGAGCCGAgcgtggtggaggaggtggcgGGGCCCGTCGGGGTCCGGCAGGTGGAGAAGGCCGTTCAAACGGACGAAGTTCGGGCGACGCATCGCGAGGACGGTTGGCCCGGCCTCCTCGTCAGCGCCTCCAATCCCAGTTACCACAGTGACAGCGAGGACAGCCTGTGCAGGATAGAGCACGCTCCTCTGGACGGTTTCACCTTCCCCCAGGCCAGAGGTCAGCAGCCAGGCAGACCAGAACCAGCGGAGCCCAGGTCTGCAGTGGAGCCTGGCGTAGATCTGAGCCACTTTACTGTCAGGGCTGATATTAACTATCAGGACTCTAAGGATGTCACTGTGGTTTGA
- the LOC122882472 gene encoding protein-serine O-palmitoleoyltransferase porcupine-like isoform X1: MIEHSCGMDMSVRLAVLQQLAESCGLSTVQQGLQQVWRLLLLCLICRLCFRLDGVSTVKHVVSVLAGMYGLFLFFELHMLWVLLLSALCYLVLLLSRHSSSRGLFLSVVILVYLLIGELHLIDMVTWNRIRGSQMVVAMKAISLAFDLDRGAVGSLPSPAEFLGYVLFVGTVVFGPWISFSTYKNAVEGRKLSWLWLRSSSLGLLKSQICLLVSTCIAPYLFTLFIPIHGNTVTQKWLHAYENAVSFHFSNYFVGHLSEGTSMLAGAGCTEEKDNVRWDMSVVKPLSVEMPRSMVLVVTSWNIPMSEWLKTYVFKSTMKLGTFPAILVTYTASALLHGLSFHLGAVLLSLGFITYIEHVLRKKLASIFSACILSRPCASDCSHQHKKEYWVMMLNLVFSFLAIFHLTYLGSMFDPGVDEQEVEEGYTAVHTIQRWSELNWASHWVVFACWVFYRLIQ; encoded by the exons ATGATAGAGCACAG ctgcgGGATGGACATGTCCGTCAGGCTGGCGGTCTTGCAGCAGCTGGCTGAGAGCTGTGGTCTCAGTACAGTCCAGCAGGGCCTACAGCAGGTctggaggctgctgctgctctgcctgATCTGCAGACTCTGCTTCAGACTGG ACGGTGTGTCCACTGTGAAGCACGTAGTGTCGGTGTTGGCTGGGATGTACGGCCTCTTCCTGTTCTTTGAGCTGCACATGTTGTGGGTGCTGTTGCTCAGCGCGCTCTGTTACCTGGTCCTGCTCCTCAGCCGACACTCCAGCAGCAGAGGCCTCTTCCTCTCCGTCGTCATCCTCGTCTACCTCCTCATTGG AGAGTTGCATTTGATTGACATGGTGACCTGGAACAGAATAAGag gctcTCAGATGGTGGTGGCCATGAAGGCCATCTCTCTGGCCTTTGACCTGGACAGAGGAGCCGTGGGCAGCCTGCCCTCCCCAGCTGAGTTCCTGGGTTATGTCCTCTTTGTGGGCACTGTGGTCTTCGGCCCTTGGATCAGCTTCTCCACTTATAAAAACGCCGTTGAAGGCAGAAAGCTG AGCTGGTTGTGGCTGCGTAGCTCCTCCCTCGGCCTCCTGAAGAGTCAGATCTGTCTGCTGGTCTCCACCTGCATCGCCCCTTACCTCTTCACTTTGTTCATCCCCATCCATggaaacacagtcacacagaa GTGGCTGCATGCTTATGAGAATGCAGTGTCCTTCCACTTCAGTAACTACTTTGTGGGTCACCTGAGTGAAGGCACCAGCATGCTGGCTGGAGCCGGCTGCACTGAGGAAAAAGACAACGTCAGATG GGACATGAGTGTGGTGAAGCCTCTCAGTGTGGAGATGCCTCGCTCCATGGTGCTGGTGGTGACGTCCTGGAACATCCCCATGTCCGAATGGCTGAAAACCT ACGTCTTTAAAAGCACCATGAAACTGGGGACCTTTCCCGCCATCCTGGTGACGTACACAGCCAGCGCCTTACTGCAT ggTCTGAGTTTTCACCTGGGAGCTGTTCTGCTCTCGCTGGGCttcatcacttacattgaacaTG TTCTGAGAAAGAAGCTCGCCTCCATCTTCAGTGCCTGCATCCTGTCCAGACCCTGCGCCTCCGACTGCAGCCATCAGCACAAGAAG GAGTACTGGGTGATGATGCTGAACCTGGTTTTCAGCTTCCTGGCCATCTTCCACCTCACCTACCTGGGCTCCATGTTTGATCCCGGAGTCGATGAACAGGAAGTAGAAGAG GGTTACACGGCCGTGCACACCATCCAGAGGTGGTCTGAACTGAACTGGGCGAGCCACTGGGTCGTGTTCGCCTGCTGGGTCTTCTACCGTTTAATTCAGTAA
- the LOC122882472 gene encoding protein-serine O-palmitoleoyltransferase porcupine-like isoform X2: MDMSVRLAVLQQLAESCGLSTVQQGLQQVWRLLLLCLICRLCFRLDGVSTVKHVVSVLAGMYGLFLFFELHMLWVLLLSALCYLVLLLSRHSSSRGLFLSVVILVYLLIGELHLIDMVTWNRIRGSQMVVAMKAISLAFDLDRGAVGSLPSPAEFLGYVLFVGTVVFGPWISFSTYKNAVEGRKLSWLWLRSSSLGLLKSQICLLVSTCIAPYLFTLFIPIHGNTVTQKWLHAYENAVSFHFSNYFVGHLSEGTSMLAGAGCTEEKDNVRWDMSVVKPLSVEMPRSMVLVVTSWNIPMSEWLKTYVFKSTMKLGTFPAILVTYTASALLHGLSFHLGAVLLSLGFITYIEHVLRKKLASIFSACILSRPCASDCSHQHKKEYWVMMLNLVFSFLAIFHLTYLGSMFDPGVDEQEVEEGYTAVHTIQRWSELNWASHWVVFACWVFYRLIQ, translated from the exons ATGGACATGTCCGTCAGGCTGGCGGTCTTGCAGCAGCTGGCTGAGAGCTGTGGTCTCAGTACAGTCCAGCAGGGCCTACAGCAGGTctggaggctgctgctgctctgcctgATCTGCAGACTCTGCTTCAGACTGG ACGGTGTGTCCACTGTGAAGCACGTAGTGTCGGTGTTGGCTGGGATGTACGGCCTCTTCCTGTTCTTTGAGCTGCACATGTTGTGGGTGCTGTTGCTCAGCGCGCTCTGTTACCTGGTCCTGCTCCTCAGCCGACACTCCAGCAGCAGAGGCCTCTTCCTCTCCGTCGTCATCCTCGTCTACCTCCTCATTGG AGAGTTGCATTTGATTGACATGGTGACCTGGAACAGAATAAGag gctcTCAGATGGTGGTGGCCATGAAGGCCATCTCTCTGGCCTTTGACCTGGACAGAGGAGCCGTGGGCAGCCTGCCCTCCCCAGCTGAGTTCCTGGGTTATGTCCTCTTTGTGGGCACTGTGGTCTTCGGCCCTTGGATCAGCTTCTCCACTTATAAAAACGCCGTTGAAGGCAGAAAGCTG AGCTGGTTGTGGCTGCGTAGCTCCTCCCTCGGCCTCCTGAAGAGTCAGATCTGTCTGCTGGTCTCCACCTGCATCGCCCCTTACCTCTTCACTTTGTTCATCCCCATCCATggaaacacagtcacacagaa GTGGCTGCATGCTTATGAGAATGCAGTGTCCTTCCACTTCAGTAACTACTTTGTGGGTCACCTGAGTGAAGGCACCAGCATGCTGGCTGGAGCCGGCTGCACTGAGGAAAAAGACAACGTCAGATG GGACATGAGTGTGGTGAAGCCTCTCAGTGTGGAGATGCCTCGCTCCATGGTGCTGGTGGTGACGTCCTGGAACATCCCCATGTCCGAATGGCTGAAAACCT ACGTCTTTAAAAGCACCATGAAACTGGGGACCTTTCCCGCCATCCTGGTGACGTACACAGCCAGCGCCTTACTGCAT ggTCTGAGTTTTCACCTGGGAGCTGTTCTGCTCTCGCTGGGCttcatcacttacattgaacaTG TTCTGAGAAAGAAGCTCGCCTCCATCTTCAGTGCCTGCATCCTGTCCAGACCCTGCGCCTCCGACTGCAGCCATCAGCACAAGAAG GAGTACTGGGTGATGATGCTGAACCTGGTTTTCAGCTTCCTGGCCATCTTCCACCTCACCTACCTGGGCTCCATGTTTGATCCCGGAGTCGATGAACAGGAAGTAGAAGAG GGTTACACGGCCGTGCACACCATCCAGAGGTGGTCTGAACTGAACTGGGCGAGCCACTGGGTCGTGTTCGCCTGCTGGGTCTTCTACCGTTTAATTCAGTAA
- the si:dkey-16n15.6 gene encoding organic solute transporter subunit alpha isoform X1: MGRGANCSWIGPEIPLSSQIFSAIKDELWLFLIPAGLALILLGVFLEEAGFFLRRVPSSRRQRLYLWILGMYPVFTFTSLIALYVPRSSSLCNFIASLYHSITLLKFMGLITDFFGGKARMLAALSGQQVSPDPFPCCCCCCLPLVAINSSSRGWMMAAVLQLSVVRSILFFVTLVLWTDEQYNYGDVDSVNPNLYVNGIICVSTFVSFYGHLLFYKATKSALRGYGLRAKFICVIVVLVLCGLQSGILETVGALEVIPCTPPFSVLTRSQRKSHLASSSLSLKSVIYHYCVIVEMFCIGLYARHTFRKVEPSVVEEVAGPVGVRQVEKAVQTDEVRATHREDGWPGLLVSASNPSYHSDSEDSLCRIEHAPLDGFTFPQARGQQPGRPEPAEPRSAVEPGVDLSHFTVRADINYQDSKDVTVV, translated from the exons ATGGGAAGAGGGGCCAACTGTAGCTGGATCGGGCCTGAGATCCCTCTGTCGTCACAGATCTTCAGTG ccATTAAAGATGAGCTGTGGCTCTTCCTCATCCCGGCCGGCCTGGCGCTCATTTTGCTGGGGGTGTTCCTGGAGGAGGCGGGCTTCTTCCTGCGCCGCGTTCCCTCGTCCAGACGACAGCGGCTCTACCTGTGGATATTAGGGATGTACCCG GTTTTTACCTTCACCTCCCTCATAGCGCTGTATGTGCCGCGCTCTTCCTCGCTGTGTAATTTCATCGCTTCACT gtatcACTCCATCACCTTGCTGAAGTTCATGGGACTGATCACAGACTTCTTTGGAGGGAAAGCTCGCATGTTGGCGGCCTTGTCTGGCCAGCAGGTATCTCCAGATCCTttcccctgctgctgctgctgctgtctgccacTGGTGGCCATCAACAG cagcagccggGGCTGGATGATGGCCGCTGTGCTGCAGCTCTCTGTTGTCCGCAGCATCCTGTTCTTCGTCACGCTGGTCCTGTGGACGGATGAGCAGTACAACTACGGTGAC GTGGATTCGGTGAACCCCAACCTGTACGTGAACGGCATCATATGCGTGTCGACCTTCGTGTCCTTCTACGGCCACCTGCTGTTTTACAAAGCCACCAAGAGTGCTTTACGTGGCTACGGGCTGAGAGCCAAGTTCATCTGCGTCATCGTGGTGTTGGTGCTGTGTGGCCTGCAGAGTGGCATCTTAGAGACCGTGGGTGCCCTGGAGGTCATCCCCTGCACTCCACCCTTCTCCGTCCTGACCAGGTCCCAGCGTAAGTCACATCTGGCCTCTTCCAGTCTCAGCCTCAAATCAG TGATCTACCACTACTGCGTGATCGTGGAGATGTTCTGCATCGGCCTGTACGCCCGCCACACGTTCCGTAAGGTGGAGCCGAgcgtggtggaggaggtggcgGGGCCCGTCGGGGTCCGGCAGGTGGAGAAGGCCGTTCAAACGGACGAAGTTCGGGCGACGCATCGCGAGGACGGTTGGCCCGGCCTCCTCGTCAGCGCCTCCAATCCCAGTTACCACAGTGACAGCGAGGACAGCCTGTGCAGGATAGAGCACGCTCCTCTGGACGGTTTCACCTTCCCCCAGGCCAGAGGTCAGCAGCCAGGCAGACCAGAACCAGCGGAGCCCAGGTCTGCAGTGGAGCCTGGCGTAGATCTGAGCCACTTTACTGTCAGGGCTGATATTAACTATCAGGACTCTAAGGATGTCACTGTGGTTTGA